GCTCGCGAGGGCCATGAGGTCACCGTGCTGGACCGCCAGCCCGGTCCGGCGCTCGAAACAAGCTTCGCCAACGCGGGGGAAGTATCCCCCGGCTACTCGTCTCCCTGGGCAGGCCCCGGGGTGCCGCTGAAGGCGATCAAGTGGCTCCTGATGAAACACGGGCCGCTGGCGATCCGCCCACGTCTGGATCCCGCGATGTGGTCTTGGATCCTGAAGATGCTGTCGAACTGCACCTCGCAGCGATACGCGGTAAACAAGGCACGCATGGTGCCCATCGCGGAATACAGCCGCGACTGCCTTCGCGAGCTGAGAACGACGACCGGCATCGAATACGACGAACGGTCACATGGCACCCTGCAGCTCTTTCGCACGCAAAAGCAGCTCGACGGGATCGTCAGCGACATCGAGGTCCTGAAGCAGTTCGGGGTTGAATACACGGTCCTTGCCGCCGCGGGCTGCGTCGCCGCGGAACCCGCGCTCGAGCGCGTGAGCCACAAGTTCGTGGGGGGCCTCCGGCTTCCTGACGACGAGACAGGAGACTGTCGAGTTTTCACGGAAAAGCTTGCGGCGCTCGCGTCCGCAGCTGTCGACTTCCGCTACGGTGTCGCCGTCGACGGTCTCGTTCAGGAACGCGGCAAGGTTTCGGCTGTCCGCACGGCGAAAGATGTGTTCCCCGCCGATGCCGTTGTCATCGCGGCGGGGAGCTATTCGCCACGCTT
The nucleotide sequence above comes from Aquibium microcysteis. Encoded proteins:
- a CDS encoding D-amino acid dehydrogenase, yielding MRVVIVGSGVIGVTSAWYLAREGHEVTVLDRQPGPALETSFANAGEVSPGYSSPWAGPGVPLKAIKWLLMKHGPLAIRPRLDPAMWSWILKMLSNCTSQRYAVNKARMVPIAEYSRDCLRELRTTTGIEYDERSHGTLQLFRTQKQLDGIVSDIEVLKQFGVEYTVLAAAGCVAAEPALERVSHKFVGGLRLPDDETGDCRVFTEKLAALASAAVDFRYGVAVDGLVQERGKVSAVRTAKDVFPADAVVIAAGSYSPRLLKPMGVRIPVYPVKGYSLTFPIADEAAAPVSTVMDETYKIAITRLGDRIRVGGTAEISGFDLSLPRSRRAPLEHSVADLFPGAGLASEASFWCGLRPMTPDGPPIVGATSVPGVFVNTGHGTLGWTMACGSGRILADIVSGKIPEIDVTDLGPGRYRS